The Microbacterium sp. SORGH_AS_0862 region GCCGGTCGCGCGACGTCTCGCGAGATTCGTCAGGCAGGCGGAGCAGCTCCAGCCGCAGGCGCGACGGATGCTCGCAGCGCAGCTGGCCGCCGAGGCGGCCGCCTCTGTCTCCCCCGTCCCGCCCGCAGATCCGGAGCTGTTCGTCCGGGCTGTGGCGGCGCTGCGCTTTCAGCGGGAGTTGACGGCCGTCCGGGCGCGCGATGCACGGGCCGCGGCACTGCTGCCCAACGCCGTGACGCGCCGGGGCTAGGAGGCGCGAAGCGTCTCGTGACGCACGACCAGCCAGCCCTTCGGGACGGACAGCCGCTCGGTGTGCACCTGGCACAGGTCGTGGGCGTGGGGGTCCCCGGCCCGACCCAGCGGGCCGACCGCTGCCATCTGGTCGGCGTAGTCGTAGGTGAGCGTCGCCACCGCCTCACGCGCGCACGCGACCTTGGAGCACTGACGTTCCTGCACGGTGCGACCCTAACGCGCCCCGCGGACACCGTTCGTGCGCCGCGCCTAGGATGGTCAGATGATCCGCCGCCGGTCGCGCCCCGCACCCGCAGCCCCGCGTCCTGAACGCCACGGGCGCCACGGCAAACAGGGCCGGAGCGCGGTGGTGCGCCCGCCGCTGCCGCCCCTGGAGACGCGCGTCGACCGGTTCGATCTGGCCGTCGGCTCGGTCGCGGAGTTCCTCCGCGGAGCCTGGCCGGAGTTGCGCGAGGTGCGCTTCGAGATGGCCGACATGCCCCCGGCCGCGGACGCCGACGGCATCCCCCGCTGGAGCGTGCTCCCCGACGAGAAGCGCATCGTGCTCTACCGGCTGCCCATCGAACGTCTCGCTCACCTGCACCGCAACGACGACGCCCATCGGCGCATGATGATCGAGAGCTGCGTCTTCCGAGCGGCAGCAGAGTTCCTCGGGCGCGACCCGTGGGACCTGGGACCGGATCGCTTCCGATTCCTCTGAGCGGACTCAGGGGCGGACGATGAGCTCCGCCGCGGCGGCATCCGCCGGCCACACCGGGAACGCGCTGATCGCGCCGTCTCCGAGATAACTCACCGAAGCCCGCACCGGGTTGGACGTCTCGATGCGGTACACGGCGCCCGGCTCGACCGGCACGGATGCGGTGTCACCGGCCGCCACGCGGAATCGCTCCGTCTCGGTGGCCCCGCTCAGCGGCGTCAGCACGACATCGGCGGACCCGGCCGCCGACCCCGCGACCACCAGCAGAGGCGACGGCCCGTCGGGTACCGCGATCACGCTCGGGCCGACGATGGGCTCGGTCGCCGTGTACCAGGCGAAGTCCGCTCCGTCGTTGAAGTTCGTCGTCTGCCACACGGCGCTGACGACGGCCGATGTCGCGTCGACCCGCACGGTGTACGTACCGGCCGAGAGACCGGCGAGGTCGAGTTCGGTGGGGAGGTCCGCACCGAGCGGAACCTCCTGCGTCAGCGCGATACGCCCCGTGTCGTCCTGCACGGTGACGGCGGCCGTCGCGTCGGCACCCGGTGAGAGCAGCCGCAGGAGGGTCGTCGCGCCGGCGGAAGCCGCATCCACCGCGGTCTGCGGAACGCGTACTCCCGGCATCACCTGCTGGGTCGCGGAACCGACGATCGCCCCGCTCTGCTCGACGCCGCCGGTCAGCAGGGTCCGCGAGAGACTGGACTGCAAAGCGGCGGCGATCGGCGCCCCGGAAGCGGTGACGCGCACCACCGGGGCTCCTTCGCCGACCGCCAGCGCGGCCAGCGGCACGAGGCGCTGGGTGTGGGCGTCGACGCGGAGACCGCTCCCCGAGGGCGGGGTCGAGGCACCCGTCGCGCTGTACAGGGTGAGATCGACGGTCGCGGCCACATCCGAGGGATTCGAGAGGAGGATGACGTCGGCCGAGCCCGTGGTGGTCGCGCCCGCGACGAGCCACGACTCGATGAGCGGCGGCTGGCACGCGGAGGCGGCGAAGCCGCGCAGGTCCTCGGCGGCGACCGCGCCGCTCGCGGCCGCGGCGGCATCCGATCGCTTCTCGTCGACCGGAGGCGCGACGAAGACGGGGTGCCCGTCGGAGCCGACGACATCGGGGGCGGTCGGCTCCGTCGTCTGGGTCAGCGTCGCGCCGTCCGACCCCGACACGGTCACCGTCGGCGCAGCGCTGGCGATCTGGTCGGCTTGCGTGGCGTCGCGGCCGAGGGCGAGCAGCCCGCCGGCGCAGGCGAGCACCGTGTCCGCAGGCGTGGGGGTCACGCCTACGGCGAGCGGATCGTGCGTATGGGTGGGCCAGTTCGCGGCCACACCGACGCCCACCGATCCGACGATGCCGACCGCGAGGGCCGCGCCCACGACGAGCCGCGTACTCGTGGCGGCCCAGCGCCACATCCGCTGCCTACTCATGCCTGCTCCTCCCGCGAACGCGGACCGACGGTGCGCGGGGTGCGGCGGGCCTCGCGGCGCGATGCGGCGGTCGGGAACGAGAGCAACAGGGCGATCGCGACGACCACGAGCTGGACGGCCGTGACGATCCACCCTTGGCGCACGATCTCCGTGCTCGGCAGTGGCCGCTCCGCCACATCCGTCGTCACCCGCCAGAGCGTGCCCTTCGGCGTCGCGCCGACGACGTCGAGGTCGTCGCGCTGATCGAGAGCCGTCTGGGCCGAGAGCCGCAAGGCGCGCGCCGCGTCGCTCTCGTCCGAGGTCTCGGGAGCGACCACGATGAAGCGGATCCCCGCCGCCGCGACGCGTGCGACGACGTCCTCCGAGGTCGACGTGACGAGGTCCGCGGTGAGCTCGGCGACCTCCTGGTCGGAGCTCGAGGCGACGGTGCGGGTCGCGTCCAGCGTGGAGACGCCCGACAGCGTCTCGCTGCCGCCCCATACGACCTGGGCCGCGACGGAGCCGTCGGCCAGAGGTGAGAGCACGATCGTGCCGACGCTCGAGTCATCGCGCCCCTGCGCCGCGACATAGGCCGGCAGCGTGGACGGCGAACCGCTCTGCAGCCCGCTCTGTCCCCGTCCCATCGCGGTGACGGAGGGAACGGCGAGGAGCACGAGGGTGCCCATGACGGCGACGGCGCCGAACACGCGCAGTCCGCCGGCGCGTGCCGGAACACCGGAATCGAGCGTCACCGTCGCGGCCGCGACGATCCCCAGCCAGGCAAGGCTGAGAGCCGCGCCCGGCCAGAGGGCGACAGGCGTACCCCGCGTGTCGACCGAGACGGCGAAGCCGACGGCGGCGAACGCCGTGGCGATGCCGAGGAGCGCGATCACGAGCAGCACGCCGGCGACCATCCAGCGCGGGGTCAGCAGCGACAGCAGGGCGAGCACCGCGAGCGGCGCGACCAGGACGACCACCGCGGTGACGAACGGTCCGATCGTCGTGGAACCGAGAAGACCGGCCCACCCGGCGAAGTCCGTCGTCGGGAACCCCGCCGCCAACGCGAACCGCCCGGCCGCGTCGGCACCCGCCTGCGCGCCCGCCCATACGGGGCCGGGGTCGGCGAGCAGGCCCCACACCGTGCCGCCGTGCAGCTGAGCCCAGATGAGAGGGGCGAACAGCGCCAAGGCGGGGACACCGGTCCAGACGATCTGTCCCGCCCCTCGTCCGCCGCGTGCCACCACGACGAGCATCATCGCCAGCATCCAGACGATGATCAGAGCGGGTGCGAGCGACGGGGCACACGCGAGCACGCCCGCCAGCAACAGGGACGCCGCCCCCGCCG contains the following coding sequences:
- a CDS encoding metallopeptidase family protein, which gives rise to MIRRRSRPAPAAPRPERHGRHGKQGRSAVVRPPLPPLETRVDRFDLAVGSVAEFLRGAWPELREVRFEMADMPPAADADGIPRWSVLPDEKRIVLYRLPIERLAHLHRNDDAHRRMMIESCVFRAAAEFLGRDPWDLGPDRFRFL
- a CDS encoding DUF5719 family protein — its product is MSRQRMWRWAATSTRLVVGAALAVGIVGSVGVGVAANWPTHTHDPLAVGVTPTPADTVLACAGGLLALGRDATQADQIASAAPTVTVSGSDGATLTQTTEPTAPDVVGSDGHPVFVAPPVDEKRSDAAAAASGAVAAEDLRGFAASACQPPLIESWLVAGATTTGSADVILLSNPSDVAATVDLTLYSATGASTPPSGSGLRVDAHTQRLVPLAALAVGEGAPVVRVTASGAPIAAALQSSLSRTLLTGGVEQSGAIVGSATQQVMPGVRVPQTAVDAASAGATTLLRLLSPGADATAAVTVQDDTGRIALTQEVPLGADLPTELDLAGLSAGTYTVRVDATSAVVSAVWQTTNFNDGADFAWYTATEPIVGPSVIAVPDGPSPLLVVAGSAAGSADVVLTPLSGATETERFRVAAGDTASVPVEPGAVYRIETSNPVRASVSYLGDGAISAFPVWPADAAAAELIVRP
- a CDS encoding DUF3499 family protein, translated to MQERQCSKVACAREAVATLTYDYADQMAAVGPLGRAGDPHAHDLCQVHTERLSVPKGWLVVRHETLRAS